The following proteins are co-located in the Gossypium hirsutum isolate 1008001.06 chromosome A02, Gossypium_hirsutum_v2.1, whole genome shotgun sequence genome:
- the LOC121209661 gene encoding wall-associated receptor kinase-like 14: MIRIKLCFSITITVLFVISRLNSVKSENNNIKCNGSYVIGNTRRFLPFPFGFSSGCPIRLNCSSTGVKIGDFHVLNVTPTNIIVDLPAKCNRRLDSIAVLFGENYSVWAANNLLLENCSKAVPTPCDLSPTFLERSFKLKPCVAKSNDISCLNGGYDGGLMNYNEVNNTQCRFLLSSTTILTEPERGSAVSLVMGRINLKWWVKGECNCDENANCTKVKNGNRTVGFTCLCREGFEGDGFKQGGGCRRVSSCNFSKFLSGKCGRATRVGVLIGGLIVGSLLTGGLVLLCCYVRRCCNSSNKRARAKRRLCEAAGSSSVPFYAFREIERATNGFSDKNRLGTGAYGTVYAGKLHNDELVAIKRFRYRDPDSIDQVMNEIKLLSSVSHPNHVRLLGCCIEEGEPILVYEFMPNGTLSQHLQRERGEALPWMARLTIAAETAKAIAYLHSVNPPIFHRDIKSSNILLDYNYRSKVADFGLSRLGMTESSHISTAPQGTPGYLDPQYHQYFHLSDKSDVYSFGVVLVEIITALKVVDFSRPHSEVNLAALATDRIGKGCVDKIIDPYLDLDGDAWTLSSIHKVAELAFRCLAFHPDMRPTMLEVAEELERIRLSAWVPCMCIESPSASSCPTSDNESDTSLSTKTVIEKALIIGNRRLITKQNCLTSLNDVKTNSPVSVQDDWLSEQSSPSTNSLLGNNASQRE, encoded by the exons ATGATAAGGATAAAGCTATGCTTCTCAATAACCATAACAGTTCTTTTCGTTATCTCCCGACTGAATTCAGTTAAGTCGGAGAACAACAACATCAAGTGCAATGGCTCCTACGTTATAGGCAACACCCGGAGATTCCTACCGTTTCCATTCGGATTCTCATCGGGTTGCCCGATTCGACTCAATTGCAGCTCGACCGGGGTTAAGATCGGAGACTTCCACGTTTTAAACGTTACTCCCACCAACATCATCGTCGACCTTCCCGCCAAATGCAACCGGCGGCTGGATTCAATCGCCGTTCTTTTCGGCGAAAACTACAGCGTTTGGGCCGCTAATAATCTCCTCCTCGAAAACTGCTCCAAGGCCGTACCAACTCCTTGTGATTTAAGTCCGACGTTTCTAGAACGTTCGTTTAAACTCAAGCCTTGCGTCGCTAAGAGCAACGATATAAGTTGTTTAAACGGCGGTTACGATGGTGGGTTGATGAATTACAACGAAGTTAACAATACCCAGTGCCGTTTCCTTCTTTCGTCGACTACAATTTTAACCGAACCGGAAAGGGGTTCGGCAGTTTCATTGGTCATGGGCCGAATTAACTTGAAGTGGTGGGTTAAAGGGGAGTGTAATTGTGATGAAAATGCTAATTGTACCAAAGTTAAAAATGGGAACAGAACAGTGGGGTTTACGTGCCTTTGCCGTGAAGGGTTTGAAGGTGATGGGTTCAAACAAGGCGGTGGCTGCCGGCGAG TTTCTAGCTGCAATTTTTCGAAATTCTTGTCTGGAAAATGTGGTAGAGCGACAAGAGTCGGTGTTCTCATTGGAG GACTCATCGTCGGATCTTTGCTAACGGGTGGTCTGGTTCTTTTATGTTGCTATGTTCGCCGGTGTTGTAATTCCTCGAACAAACGAGCAAGGGCAAAGCGCCGTTTATGTGAAGCCGCTGGCAGCTCGAGTGTTCCTTTCTACGCATTTCGGGAGATCGAAAGAGCTACTAATGGTTTCTCTGATAAAAATAGGTTGGGTACTGGAGCTTATGGTACAGTATATGCTGGGAAACTCCataatgatgaattggttgctataAAAAGGTTTAGATATAGAGACCCTGATAGTATTGATCAAGTGATGAATGAGATTAAGCTCCTTTCCTCGGTTAGCCACCCGAACCATGTTCGTCTTTTAGGTTGCTGTATCGAGGAAGGTGAACCGATCCTCGTTTATGAATTCATGCCTAACGGAACTTTATCCCAACATCTACAACGAGAAAGGGGTGAAGCACTCCCATGGATGGCAAGGCTCACTATCGCTGCCGAAACTGCCAAGGCTATCGCATATCTTCACTCGGTGAATCCGCCGATTTTTCATCGAGATATAAAGTCTAGCAATATACTCTTGGATTACAACTATCGATCCAAGGTAGCCGATTTTGGTCTTTCCCGGCTTGGGATGACTGAATCATCCCATATCTCGACTGCACCTCAAGGAACACCAGGTTATCTCGATCCTCAATACCATCAATACTTCCATCTTTCCGATAAAAGTGATGTTTACAGTTTCGGGGTTGTTCTCGTTGAGATAATAACCGCATTGAAAGTAGTCGACTTCTCCCGTCCTCACTCCGAAGTAAACTTGGCCGCACTTGCTACCGATCGGATAGGAAAAGGCTGCGTGGACAAAATAATCGATCCATACCTCGACCTAGACGGGGATGCTTGGACATTGTCATCGATTCACAAAGTGGCTGAACTTGCCTTTAGATGCCTTGCTTTTCATCCGGACATGAGACCGACAATGCTCGAAGTAGCAGAAGAGCTCGAACGTATCCGACTCAGCGCTTGGGTTCCATGTATGTGCATTGAATCACCTTCAGCTTCCTCTTGTCCAACATCTGACAATGAAAGCGACACGTCATTGAGTACCAAAACAGTGATCGAGAAGGCACTGATCATCGGGAATCGGAGGTTGATTACGAAGCAGAATTGTTTAACTTCATTGAATGATGTTAAAACAAATTCCCCTGTTTCAGTCCAAGATGATTGGTTAAGTGAGCAAAGCTCACCTTCAACAAATAGCTTGTTGGGTAATAATGCATCTCAACGAGAATGA
- the LOC121209667 gene encoding uncharacterized protein → MAFTISPPVLHSLSVRRVRDALPGRSIKAQVSKPAPTVSLPNRRQLLFFLTATTALTVKDPPSKAEDIPLFGLRKKLKKAEEEATEIVKEGIRTAENGLETAEIEIKTAEKEIESSVDYGALVQAGAVAGAELVGVVVATSIVNGILGADPQKS, encoded by the coding sequence atgGCTTTCACAATTTCGCCACCTGTACTCCACTCTCTCTCAGTCCGCCGTGTTCGCGACGCGCTCCCCGGACGATCCATCAAGGCGCAGGTCAGTAAACCTGCGCCGACGGTTTCTCTCCCTAACCGGAGGCAGCTTCTGTTCTTTCTGACGGCAACGACGGCATTGACAGTTAAAGACCCGCCGTCGAAAGCGGAGGACATTCCATTGTTCGGTTTGaggaagaagttgaagaaagCGGAAGAGGAAGCGACGGAGATAGTAAAGGAAGGGATCCGGACAGCTGAGAATGGGCTGGAGACGGCGGAGATTGAGATTAAAACGGCGGAAAAGGAAATAGAAAGTAGCGTTGATTATGGCGCGTTGGTTCAGGCGGGTGCCGTGGCGGGAGCCGAATTAGTCGGGGTTGTGGTGGCTACTTCTATTGTTAATGGAATTTTAGGGGCTGATCctcaaaaatcttaa
- the LOC107909350 gene encoding protein HGV2: MAEEEVTTAESEVTVAVTEQTPGKETDGTLETQGSIEATVESAVQGGTESTCNNNNNANGSEPASDVDREKTLEFADELTENGSKAFKENDFAEAADCFSRALEIRVGHHGELAVECLKAYYLYGRALLYKAQEEADPLVSVPKKEGETQQELNKDKSSKTIATRESSVASVSSTAVADGSGKDEESDDSDSDTDEVAEADEDADESDLDLAWKMLDVARAISEKQQVGDTMEKVDILSSLAEVALEREDIESSLGDYQKALSILQRLVEPDNRQIAELNFRICMCLEIGSKPEEAIPYCQKAISVCKSRLQRLTNEVKTSSDLASSSATSELDDGVQQSSTGSQTVISVKDKEAEIETLAGLAEDLEKKLEDLQQLVANPKSIIAEILGMASAKAKADEKSASPAVGSSSRMGTVNSNGGFDSPTVSTAHTNGPAAVTHLGVVGRGVKRVLMSPVESGPAKKPVTEPSSDKADGSSAP; the protein is encoded by the exons ATGGCCGAAGAAGAAGTTACGACCGCGGAATCAGAGGTGACGGTGGCTGTGACGGAGCAAACACCAGGGAAGGAAACAGATGGAACCCTAGAGACGCAAGGTTCAATCGAAGCCACTGTGGAATCGGCGGTTCAAGGTGGCACCGAGTCTACATGCAACAATAACAACAATGCCAACGGTTCTGAACCGGCTTCCGATGTTGATCGAGAAAAGACGCTGGAGTTCGCAGACGAGTTAACGGAGAACGGATCTAAAGCTTTTAAAGAAAATGATTTCGCCGAAGCTGCTGATTGCTTTAGCCGCGCCCTTGAAATCAG GGTTGGACATCACGGTGAACTTGCAGTGGAATGTCTCAAGGCCTACTATCTCTACGGCCGTGCATTGCTGTACAAAGCTCAAGAGGAGGCTGATCCTTTGGTTTCTGTACCGAAGAAAGAGGGCGAAACTCAACAAGAATTGAACAAAGACAAGTCGAGTAAAACCATTGCAACTCGTGAATCTTCAGTTGCTTCTGTATCAAGTACTGCAGTTGCAGATGGCA GTGGAAAAGATGAGGAAAGTGATGATAGCGACAGTGACACTGATGAAGTGGCCGAAGCAGATGAGGATGCGGATGAGTCCGACCTGGATTTGGCATGGAAAATGCTGGATGTTGCCAGGGCGATTTCTGAAAAACAGCAGGTGGGTGACACCATGGAGAAAGTTGATATTTTATCATCATTAGCTGAGGTTGCACTCGAAAGAG AGGATATTGAATCTTCGCTTGGCGACTACCAGAAAGCTCTATCCATTTTGCAACGGCTGGTTGAACCAGATAATCGACAAATAGCTGAATT AAATTTTCGAATATGTATGTGTTTGGAAATTGGCTCAAAGCCTGAAGAAGCAATTCCGTACTGTCAGAAGGCCATCTCCGTTTGCAAGTCTCGGCTGCAGCGACTCACAAATGAAGTAAAGACTTCCTCAGACCTGGCATCTTCTTCAGCTACCTCTGAATTGGATGATGGTGTTCAACAGTCCTCCACTGGCTCTCAAACTGTCATATCTGTCAAAGATaaagaagcagaaattgaaacaCTTGCCGGACTTGCTGAAGACCTTGAAAAGAAG CTCGAAGATCTACAACAGCTGGTAGCCAACCCAAAGTCCATTATTGCCGAAATCCTGGGAATGGCATCTGCCAAGGCAAAGGCTGATGAGAAGAGTGCATCTCCCGCTGTGGGGAGTTCATCGCGGATGGGTACTGTTAACAGTAATGGAGGTTTTGATTCTCCAACTGTTTCCACTGCTCATACAAATGGGCCTGCAGCGGTCACGCATCTTGGTGTTGTAGGACGAGGTGTGAAGCGTGTTTTGATGAGTCCGGTAGAATCGGGACCAGCAAAGAAACCAGTCACCGAGCCATCGTCAGACAAAGCAGATGGAAGCAGTGCCCCTTGA
- the LOC121209669 gene encoding BTB/POZ domain-containing protein At5g66560 — protein MAADKPSSKGQAWFCATGLPSDIIIEVDDMTFHLHKFPLISKSRKIDQLIEEQGKKSSTVTVTKQKQRETGNEIEEEEEETEEYQDQQDDEEEDRYQISLQDFPGGSDAFETAAKFCYGVKIDLSSSTVVPLRCAAEFLEMTDEYSEDNLISKTERFLSQSVFKNLKASIKALKSCESVMTLAESLGIVERLIDSIALRASSTDPTLFGWPVNDGIVEAKGTSAQALWNGIETGLRRKALARTSNVESWFEDLALLSLPLFKRLISTLKRRDLSPEVIESCLMSYAKKYIPGTSRSNRKPSSSLAAAITESEQRELLETIISNLPLEKTHSSSSTATRLLFGLLRSANILNSSESSKAALEKKIGFQLEQATLDDLLIPSYSYLNETLYDVDCIERILGYFLDGLEERNAAGIEAENEGNNDNIINSSRLPALMLVGKLIDGYLSEIASDANLKPEKFYNLAILLPDQARNFDDGLYRAVDVYLKAHPWIPESEREKICGVLDCQKLTLEACTHAAQNERLPLRAVVQVLFFEQLQLRHAIAGTLLAAETAPMNVGRLSGTRRDDDEEEEQQQDEEEERVAMSRGEQGSTTWRAAVRENQVLRLDMDSMRTRVHQLERECSTMKKEIQKIEKENPRGSGWRGSLNKRFGCKFKTQVCDSHESTVTETRRRRHHHHQE, from the exons atggcagCTGATAAACCTAGCTCTAAAGGCCAAGCATG gtTTTGTGCTACTGGGTTACCTAGTGACATTATTATTGAAGTTGATGATATGACTTTTCATCTTCATAAG TTTCCATTGATATCCAAAAGCAGAAAGATTGATCAGTTAATAGAAGAACAAGGTAAGAAATCATCTACTGTAACCGTTACTAAGCAAAAGCAACGTGAAACCGGGAATGaaatcgaagaagaagaagaagaaacagagGAATATCAAGACCAAcaagatgatgaagaagaagatcggTACCAGATATCTCTGCAGGATTTTCCGGGTGGTTCTGACGCTTTCGAAACCGCCGCCAAATTCTGTTACGGCGTCAAAATCGATCTCTCCTCCTCCACCGTTGTTCCTCTCCGTTGCGCCGCCGAGTTTCTCGAAATGACCGATGAGTACTCCGAAGATAACCTGATTTCTAAAACCGAAAGGTTCCTTTCTCAATCcgtttttaaaaatcttaaagcATCGATCAAAGCGTTGAAATCATGCGAATCGGTGATGACTTTAGCGGAGTCTTTAGGCATTGTTGAGAGATTGATCGATTCGATCGCTTTGAGAGCTTCTTCTACAGATCCGACTCTGTTTGGCTGGCCAGTGAATGACGGAATCGTTGAAGCGAAAGGCACTTCGGCTCAAGCTTTGTGGAACGGAATCGAAACTGGTTTGAGAAGAAAAGCTTTAGCTCGAACAAGCAATGTGGAGTCGTGGTTTGAAGATCTGGCATTGCTGAGTTTACCGTTGTTCAAACGCTTAATTTCAACATTGAAAAGGCGAGATCTGAGTCCTGAGGTCATCGAAAGCTGCCTTATGAGTTACGCAAAGAAGTACATTCCAGGAACGTCGCGGTCAAATCGGAAACCGTCGTCGTCATTGGCCGCCGCTATTACAGAGAGTGAACAGAGAGAGCTTTTGGAAACGATAATCTCTAACCTTCCGTTAGAAAAGACACATTCAAGTTCATCAACCGCAACGAGGCTCTTATTCGGTTTATTACGATCCGCTAACATTTTAAACTCATCGGAATCTAGCAAAGCCGCGTTGGAGAAGAAGATCGGTTTCCAACTCGAGCAGGCTACGTTAGACGATCTGTTAATCCCGAGTTATTCCTATCTCAACGAGACGCTCTATGACGTCGATTGCATTGAGAGGATTTTAGGTTATTTTCTGGATGGATTAGAAGAGAGAAACGCTGCAGGAATCGAAGCCGAAAACGAAGGTAACAACGATAACATTATTAATAGCAGTAGGCTGCCTGCATTGATGCTCGTCGGAAAATTAATCGACGGTTACCTTTCTGAGATCGCATCCGACGCCAATTTGAAACCGGAAAAGTTCTATAACCTCGCGATTTTGCTTCCCGATCAAGCTAGAAATTTCGACGATGGACTTTACAGAGCTGTCGACGTATACCTCAAG gCGCATCCATGGATACCGGAATCTGAGCGGGAAAAGATATGTGGAGTATTAGACTGTCAAAAGCTTACACTCGAAGCATGCACTCACGCGGCACAAAATGAGCGTTTACCATTACGTGCGGTGGTCCAAGTCTTGTTCTTCGAGCAGTTGCAGCTACGTCACGCGATCGCCGGTACATTGTTAGCGGCGGAAACGGCGCCGATGAATGTGGGGAGATTGTCGGGGACGAGAAGAGATGACGACGAAGAAGAAGAACAACAACAAGATGAGGAGGAGGAAAGGGTGGCGATGTCACGTGGTGAACAAGGAAGCACCACGTGGAGAGCAGCCGTGAGGGAAAATCAAGTGTTACGACTAGACATGGATTCAATGAGGACGCGGGTACATCAACTAGAAAGGGAATGTTCCACAATGAAGAAAGAAATCCAAAAAATCGAAAAGGAAAATCCACGTGGCAGCGGATGGAGAGGGTCATTAAATAAACGGTTTGGATGTAAGTTCAAGACACAAGTTTGTGATTCTCATGAATCAACGGTTACGGAGACACGAAGACGAagacatcatcatcatcaagaaTAG